AGTATCTAGATATCCCTTCTCTATATCTCCGATTCCTTTAGGGAGCATATTTGGTCTCGCCACCAGAAGATACATCATGTATTCAGACAAGCATTTGCTTGTTTCACAGTCTGAAGGGACATTATTATTTGCATCTTTATCAGCAAAATAGCAAATATCTGTTGGTGCCAGACAAGAAGGCTCCGGCTGAATTCTACTTCAGTTGTACACCACTTGAAGTCATGTAATTGTCCCTCTCTTTCCAGCACACCATCTCCTCTATGACCAATTATTTTCCTTCTGAAATTTGtatcaatgaaattaaaattctcCTTGATCTTCTCGCATTTCTTTTGAAGGTGTCCGAAAATAGAATTCCGCAGTCCAACATTCATATCTTCACGATTCACATACACCTGCCTCGTCATTTCAAGGATTCCGAGCAATTCCAAACAATATTTAAGTGGCTTGTTTTCAATGCAAAAGCTTATCAGGTTATGTTGTGCTATGGATCTCGACCACCTCTTGCTTCTAGTTAACTTCGTTATCAGAGAATAAATAGCTCTAGTTAGGGTGTTCCCTCCTTCATCAATCAACCAAATCATTGTCCAGTCAGGGAAAACAAGGCATGAAAAGGCATAAATCTCGTGAAAAGCGGAGCCCGCAAACAATAAATACGTAATTGTAATGTCGATTGTTGAGTAGGCATGCTTGTCAATCATGACTTGAAAGGTAATAAACGCAGTGAAAAAGAGTAGAAAGCTGATAGAGCGAAAAATGATTCCGACAAAGGAGTAAATCAAGGGCGCTTTagtataaaatatatcatatattaATCCAAGCTCAACTTCTACCACCTTGAAGGCATCATCTGCTGAATTTGAGGAAATCAGCAACTGGCTGTTCATTAGTGCAGGAATGCCAGGGACAAGATCCTGCATCATAAACATGGATATATCGAAGAAGGTATATGCTTGACGAAGATAATTTCCCCCGAGAGCTCGTTGAAGAGTTTCTGTTGCCCTTAATGGGTAAAATGGTCGAAATTTTGAGAGAAAGGTGTTTTTCAAGCTCTTGGAGCATGAAGACCTGAGCACCCAGGTCCTCTCTGCGTACCTTATAATGCCAACAATGAGCATTGGGATCGCTATGAATGCGAGGATACTGCTACCCCAAGACCTTGAGAAGACCTGCAAAGCCACTCCGACCTGGACTGCAAGACCAAGTAAGTGCCTTAACCACAACTCGTTATCTTCAATCGAGTATGCAGTGATTGTGTCTGGGCCACCAAGGTGTAGGAGCAGAAAAGGAGCCCAAAATACCTGGATTAAATTGTTTGCTTTATTTGAACAGTCTCCTGCTGAATCGCCTTGGCTCCTAGATAAAATACCCAGTGCAACAGTCGCCACCAAGTCGGCTGATAGGTATGCACACCAAACAAAAATCCTGGCCCAGCTTCTTGCAATGTACTTTCTTCGGGAACCAAATATAATGAGGATGATTTGTAGTAAGAGACTAACTAAAAGCATTCCTCGAATCTCCCATTTGTTCCACAAATTTAAGACTTTTTCAGGCAATTTCTTGAGCATTGTCATCTTTTCGTCAACAATACTGGGAACTAGTTCTCTCGATTGTAAGATGAAAAGTAAATGTACGTGgatatttctatatataaaaaaatctcttaaaatagATAGTGAAACAAGTCTTATAAGAAAAAACTTTTGCAGTAGATTTCGGGTAAGGTGTCATAAGATTTGAGTTGCTGCGTTTTGTTGTCacagaaagcaaagaaaaagagatgctGACCAGCTtgagtgtgtttggcattgcggtagctgttatgattatggtttaaaaaaaattattttaggtgtttagttgaggttagtttaaaaaaataggtgtttagttaaaactgtggttgaaattgaaattgaagaaaaagtagtttaatgtgtttggttaagaatgtttttgaaattgaggttataaaataattttaaaaaatatatatattaatattgatgattttaaatttaaatattatagaattaattactcctattacatcatgaaataaataatactttatataaaatattatttattattccattaaactatttgtaattccattacgtacaaaattcatccgataagaactataggttccatggttttttgagcgtacaacaaaatcaggtaaaatatcatcagaaataaaattagaattgtgattAAATTCCACAAATACTACATCATgtgatattcttttaatttacgtagtgttattaaatattatttttttgagtaaaacataattttaaaaaaattaaaaaaaatttaccgggTCGGACGTGGTCCAATGAATTATGCTCACGTGAATAGTGAACAATGACAGGTTAATGCTTCTTGCATTACAGGTGAACTATAATTCACTT
This Populus alba chromosome 7, ASM523922v2, whole genome shotgun sequence DNA region includes the following protein-coding sequences:
- the LOC140955808 gene encoding uncharacterized protein; this translates as MTMLKKLPEKVLNLWNKWEIRGMLLVSLLLQIILIIFGSRRKYIARSWARIFVWCAYLSADLVATVALGILSRSQGDSAGDCSNKANNLIQVFWAPFLLLHLGGPDTITAYSIEDNELWLRHLLGLAVQVGVALQVFSRSWGSSILAFIAIPMLIVGIIRYAERTWVLRSSCSKSLKNTFLSKFRPFYPLRATETLQRALGGNYLRQAYTFFDISMFMMQDLVPGIPALMNSQLLISSNSADDAFKVVEVELGLIYDIFYTKAPLIYSFVGIIFRSISFLLFFTAFITFQVMIDKHAYSTIDITITYLLFAGSAFHEIYAFSCLVFPDWTMIWLIDEGGNTLTRAIYSLITKLTRSKRWSRSIAQHNLISFCIENKPLKYCLELLGILEMTRQVYVNREDMNVGLRNSIFGHLQKKCEKIKENFNFIDTNFRRKIIGHRGDGVLEREGQLHDFKWCTTEVEFSRSLLVWHQQIFAILLIKMQIIMSLQTVKQANACLNT